A segment of the Cryptosporidium parvum Iowa II chromosome 5, whole genome shotgun sequence genome:
CTCTCCACTACAATTGGCAGTTCAGGGCTTGAAGACCGTGATGATATCTCAAGTTCTGACGATCTGAGCGACATTAGTGattcagaaattaatgatttactACTTGATGAGGATGAAAGAGAGGCAAAGAGGCTCCTTTGGGATGAAATTACAAAGGATACGCTTCCTCCATCGTGGCTTAGAAAGATAAACAAGGAGTCAATGAATTCGAATAATTTCCAACAAAGTGAAATTTTTGGACTTTCAAACAATACAGCCAAAGATAATACCAACACTGGTCAGCctaagaaaagaaagacAGAACAATCGGAAAAGGAAAGTTCTAAGGCTCAGAAGGTTCAACCAGAAAATGCTATTGAAAGCGTGTTAATGGCGCTTCAAAAGGCTGGTCCAGGAGCGGCCAAACATGTTAACTCTGATACTTTAGCCAAACTGTTTACTGTCTGCTAGGAGAGTAATAGTAGCAGGATATGGAACAATGTGGTAATTACTATATTAAAATGTGTTATTTTAGTTTAAACTATACACTCCTTAGGATTTTATCTAAtgttttctattttttacATAAATTTTGCATGTATTAAGCATTGAATTGAATCTTGTTTGGCGCccaaagtttttttttgtgaTGGTCAAAGTAAGACAAGTAGGTCGTCGCATCATTTTAAAGCTCACTCCATGGGATTAAGAGCTGTTGCTATAAAAGAGAAAATCTAGGTAAGATCGTATAATTTACTTTTGAATGAAAGATGAATGGACTAAAGGTTTGTAATAGTCAGAGGGAACTTGTGCAAAATAGTAAACGAATTTTTCATAGTAAAGATTCTCATTTAAGAAGTTATCCAAATTTAGAGTGCATAACCACTGCATTTAGAAATTCTGTGATTTACCCTGAAACGGTAAATAACCCACCAGTTCCGCTTTTTGAACAATTTTGTAAAGCTGCAGTTTTATATTCAgatttttatcaatttgCCTTGGGTGAAAACTTTGTTTGTAATTTGCTTAgaaatgatattaaaaacaaCTCTTCCCAAGCAATGGAGGCTTGGAAAAGAGAATCATCTGATGCAAAGACAGTTGAGGAGTTTTTAAAGTCTCAAATTAGGATACATACTCTGGACAAAATTAGATCCAATCCGAGTAGtgcaataattaaatttttatggACTGTTAGAGCTACAAACTTTATTCAACGTTTTATAGAAAACCTAATATCAACTACAGGAGAAGATCTTCATTGCT
Coding sequences within it:
- a CDS encoding possible glycolipid transfer protein — protein: MNGLKVCNSQRELVQNSKRIFHSKDSHLRSYPNLECITTAFRNSVIYPETVNNPPVPLFEQFCKAAVLYSDFYQFALGENFVCNLLRNDIKNNSSQAMEAWKRESSDAKTVEEFLKSQIRIHTLDKIRSNPSSAIIKFLWTVRATNFIQRFIENLISTTGEDLHCSARDAYNKSLRPYHGYVKVGIAIMAFKLVPSKTNLILSLGYPDIESGITALRKLSSASKPCIDQINGLIEKYGCNFQNKV